In Phaseolus vulgaris cultivar G19833 chromosome 3, P. vulgaris v2.0, whole genome shotgun sequence, the sequence aattatgaaatagaaaccaaaataattagttgcaatagtaactaaattagagaccattttagaaactaaacaaaattttggtatctaattagcaaacaaggttttagagaccaaatttagaaactaaataattggtaattaagacattggttgctaattagataccaatttagaaactacttaacaataatagaaactaatttagaaaccaatttttttgtttagtttctaaaatggtctctaatttagttactattgcaactaattattttggtctctaaaaattagtttctatttcatgattttcttgtagtaattgCTGAAGAGTTGAACACCATGTATTATTTATATGGAAAATGATGTTTTGACCACTCAGGAAGTTGTATACAACTCTCGATGGGATgagtttagaaataaatatatataataaaggataaatttataattaaatgatatgaaaaaatattaaaataatagtattgagaGTTTGAATGTGGTTGTATAAAAATTGTGAGTTGTCAATGTATTATTACCTTATTTATATTAAGCTTAGATATCATGATCTTCaagtataaatttttttcagTCTGGATAAATGGGTCAATCTTGTTTTGATCTAAGGCTAACCTGCTTACTAGAAAATAATAGTTCAGATGTGAAGTAAAAAAACTCATTAACAGAATCAATTAATTTAGATTGGTTTAGACAGTCTTGTTCATCAGATCAACTTGTGAACATTTCAATCTGAAACATCACTACTTGATTGAGACACAACTTCCAAAAACAGAATACATCTAAATGAGGTAAATGGGTTATAATACCAGATACTATGAAATGATGTGGAACTACCAAACTTAGAAGTTTACCTAGAAATGTAGGTCACTCCACTTTGCCCGATTCTATGTACAGTGTCTAGTGTGACATTTCCTGATGCCTGACATCACAAAAATGAAACTAGAAATTAGCAACTAAAGTTATCCTCGTTCAAATTTATGGTATCCACAAAATACCTGAGATTCTGAAATTATTAAGTAGCCCAAATTAATAACGATCCCAATAATGCAAGAAAAGCTAATTGGTCCAAGTAAAAATGGAGTATGACTTAGCAGGCACAACATCTTTTCACTGTGTGAATCCATAAAAAAATTGCCTCAAAGTGTAAACACATAATTTTGTATTTACATATCACTTAGCATATTTCGATATACCTCTTTAAATTATTAGACAATTGAGTAAACATGCTTGTTTATAAAGAAATTGACAGAAGCAAAAAGAAAATGGTAgtaataaaaaagtatataaaatcAGTATCAAAATATTGTGCATCGTTAATTGTAAGAAATAACCCAAAATATACTACTGTAAAGATTAACTGAGAACATTTAGTCGTGAATACCTCAGTCTCATATCTCCCATTGATCAACTGCACAGCTTCTTTAAGCATAGATATGTCCACATCCCCATTGGGTAGAGGTACAACCATATTGTCCAACATTATTCGAGTCAAAGAAGTCTTTGTTTGGGATGAATAATGTAACACTTCTTCCACTTCCTCAAGAGTCCTGGTCTCAACCTGGAAAAAACACAAAAACCTTGAAACACAAATGGGAAACCACCGAAGTTACTTCATCTGTTACAACCTTCACATTGATTTCGacatctctttttttttctttcacaaaCCCTCAAAGTGTTAACAATGGAAGAGATTATCAGAGTAAATGCAGAATAAATTTGGATAAGAGAAGGTATGGTATATTATCATAAGAGAATGTTTAACAATCAAACAAATTCACTCTATACAAAATGAACCCCGAGAATTGTTTTTGTAGGCTACAAAAAGTGCTCACACTTACTCAACATGTACCAAATTATTCATCGTCTCATGTTTTCAGaaccaatttattttaatttaaaaaagcaATAAATGATAATAAGGAACCCATCAGAAGGTAACCCATCAAATAGAAACTTCTTAAATTCTAATAAATCCCCATGTATTTCCTTTTATCcgtgtttttttgttttcagtGTAATAAAGAGGGATTTTTCCTTTCGTAATGAATTATCTCCATTATTACTTATCAGTAATGTATGTTCCCATCATCTTGTTTCTGCATCAACAAATAATTTGTTACAGAAATAGTTATTAATTTGTCCTATAGCACATCACAACAACTGCTAATAAGTCAGTTGGAACCTGGCAGGCAAAACAATTTTCAAGAACTTTCTAAGTTGAGATAAGAACAATAGACTCAGAAatggaaaaggaaaagaaatgaGTAAAACAATGAAGAGAACACTACCTCAACCTCCATTTGAAGACTATTTTGCTCCAGATACAGGTCAACGGCTTTAAGGGCACCTGTAACACCTCCAGCTGCTGATATATGATTATCCTTTATCATCACCATATCAAACAAACCCATCCTATGATTCCGACCTCCACCTATTAATACCTATAAAAGCAAATGTTTCTAGCTTACTGAGTAAACTTCATGcttaaaagtataaattattaataataattgtaaGGAAGTGATCCAAAGTCCAGACCGCCCACTTATCCACTAAACGTAAAGCTGGAGCAGTTTTTCTAGTCTCCAGCATATATGCAGGGTATGCTGCATTTGCCATTGCCTGTGGAAAAACACAAAATCTGTAATGTATTACTGGGCCAGTAAGATGTAAcatattaacatattttatattcaatATGAATTCATAAGTCAACTTATTTTCCATAGTTGTGACAATAATGTTTTCAATACATTTACAAAAAAACAGCCATATTATCAACAATATGTGGAATTGTTAGCCTTCATTCAGACAATATGAGTAACTAGATACAGAATATAGGGTGCAAAGGCAAACATGGCAAGGAGCGTGGAAGAAAGGAATGAGGCTGGGACAAGAGGATAAAAGGAAAGTATGGGAGTGGAGAGTGCATACAAAAAATTGTGCAAAGGGATGTGTTGAGTGTGATTGACCATTTGTAAGGCTGGAATTCCCTCAGGGAGTCTCTTTTCTTAAGGATGGAATTACAAGCCATCCAACATTCCCTTCTGATGTTAAGAGAACTCCAAATCGGTGATAGGAAGGCTTCAACTACACTAAGAATTCTAGGCTAAACTAGAGAAacataaatgaattaaaagaggTGGCTTTATTTCTTCTTACCTAGAGTCCAATGAGGTTTGCTAGGTGACTTTGCCTTCACAATGTAAGAATGCCCAATAATTTTAGTATTTCCCTTGTCTTTGTAAATGAGGCCTTTGTAAAGAACATTCTTAATATACTTTAGGACCCGTACAACTGCATCTACATCCCAATGATCTTGACAAGGAGAGTTTAAAAACTGATTAACTACATTCACTGCAAATGCAATGTTAGGACAAGTCGTAATAAGGTAATTCAGCTCACCAACTAACCATTTGTATCCCCCAGGGTCAAAATATGGTTTTCCTTGGTCCAATACAAGTTTGACACTCGAATCCATTGGTGTCAAACATCCTTGTTTCTTCTAGAATGTCCAAAGCATAATTTCTATAAGATATGACCAAGTCATCCTTGGACTGTGCAACTTCTATATTAAGGAAATACCTCAATGTCCAAGGTCTTTTGTCTAGAATTGTTGATCCAGAAATTGTTTTAGTTGGACAATACCCTCCTTATCACTACCTGTAACAACAATGTTGTCCACACATACAATGAGATAGATACCCTTGGTGAGAATAATGGTAAAATAGAGAATGATCAATATTATTTGTATCATTCTAAACTACTGAATGAAAATTTGAAACTGCCAAAACAACGCAAGAGGTGATTGTTTGAGGCTACACAGACACTGAACAACAAATCAAGGAGATTGCTCCGTGAAGACTTCCTCATCAAGATCACATTATAGAAATGCATTCTTGATGTCACTAAAACAAAGTCCAATGACAAGTAATTGTAATTGACAAGAGAAGAAAAATAGATGTAATTTTAGCAATAGGAGAGAAAATGTCAATATAATCTTGTTCATATATTTGTGTGTATCCTTTGGCAATCAAATGAACTTTATAGCAATCAATTTCACCATCGGAACCTATTTTAAGAGCATATAACTACCGACACCCAACAACTTATTTGTCAGCTAGAAGAGGAACTAACTCCCAAGTACCACTATTTTGGAGGGAACACATCTCATTAATCATTATTTGTCACCATTTTAACAGGTTTTTCGTGAATAGGGAGTGAGACACTGGGATTGAATGGCATGCAGTCCCACCTCCATCTCTCAAAGCCTTGCCACATGCTGAAACCAAGACAACCATTGTGCCCACAATAGCCGTTTTCATGGAAAGCAACAGAGTCACAATCACGGATCCAAGGATTTAAACAATGCAATAGCTCCATAGTGCCACTATAGTGGTTATGTAATAGGtttgaaataatatattaataaaaaatatatatttgcaATACCATTCAAGATAACTATGCTCCCAAAACAGCTAATCAAATTTTCTGAGTAATTATTCCTATGCGTTTATGTTCCCAGAATGGGTAGGACTCATCTCCAACAAGTGAAAGGCTTGTTTCATCTCATAAGGTTCTGGACTATTAGTTTTAATTAAGCTACAATCAACCAAGTGCCACACTATACATGCAGCATTGTGCAAGAACCTATTCCATTGAACACTAGCAGTAGCAGTGGCATGGTATTAACAAATATGCTCTAAACAGAATAGCGACAAACCCAAGTAAATCATCTTCAGAAATATATCCAATTCAGCCATTTTGTAATTAAGATGCAATATTATCTACACTTCCAATGATTGAtatcaaatattttcatttcaaTAGCCTACAGACCTTTAACAGAATATAGTGTTAGCTAACTAAGTTCAATATTTATCTTAATCAGTTAGGTAGTAGCAAGCACAATACAGAATagttaacaaaagaaaaaggatAAAGTAAACAACAGATTACCTTAGTTAGAGTTGCAATACCACTCATCCTCTGCATAAAGTTTAGTACTACTCTTTCAGCTACAACAATGTTGTGTGCCCGTCCTGTCCACAACATACTGAGAATCAATAGAAGCCGTTCATGAATTAATTAGAAAtgaataatgttttttattccACTTGCTTTTGCAATTTTGATTTCCTAATAATTATCTCACCGTGAACTTTTCCAAACTGTAGCCCTTTATGGACAAAATCTCCATCATTTCTACACCACTCCACCTGATATTTGCAAGTAATCCTCAATGATTCAGCCAAGAACCAACCATGCATATAATGACTGACGTTCTGTGTAATGCTTCCATACCTTCAAAGAAGGGTCAACCTCATGAAATATCATCTCTGCAAGTGCTATTCCAGCAATGATGCCATCCTCCTTTGCCAAAAAATAAGCTTCCACTTCCATGTCAAATGGAATGGTAGCCTTGCATGTTACATCACCTACAATTGAAACAATACAGAAACCATGAGTGCATTATATCTACCAAATAAAAGTTTGCATATCAGTATCATTTATTTGCACAAGCCCAACAGCATGGAAGAATTTACATTTGCTTATAATAATCAGTGAACATTAACAATTCAACTGGTGATTTATAGATTTAAAACTCAGTAAGAAACATGGCACCTagtgaaagaaaagaaacatgAACAGGAATAAACCTCGATCCCCAGCATCTTCTGCAAGTGCTAACTTGATAATGCCCTTCAAATCGTAAGTTGGGTGCTCAGGAGGCTTTATGGCAAAGGACTCGTATGATATCCTAGAGCTTGTGACTTCAGTTGCAGACATTTTAACAACCGTCCTGTAATTGTACatgatttaaaacaaattgatcAGAAAATACATAATGTGTATAAAGTGGCACATGAAAATACTACCATCCACGATGATCAACAAACACACTCTTTAGTGAGTTTTCATGAATTTAAGAACTGTTTGGTTTAGATAAATAGTTTCATTAATGTCTTATTGAACAAGTACTTCTTATCTAACCACTTAggtataagttgtttttatcatCAAACGGGGAATAGGGCTAAACTATGTTTATATTAGTTGTAAGCTGTTTTCATAAGCTAACAATTGGGGTTAAGGGCttattaaaataagttgaaAACAACTTATTAACATATCATAAGTTATCCCACACTTACATAAGTACTTGTGTCAAGTCAAAATAAGTCCTTATAAGTTGTAAAtaagctgtttcaaatggagCCTTAATCAATTACATATGAAACTGATTATTTAATTCCAATTGTCAGAACTTATGCTCAAACAGAGCCAATTAAGCCATACTAACCATGCGTATGTTGCCATTCACAAACTAAAAATAGAAGCAAAGTCAAGCATGAACCATATATATCACCAAATAACACGAGCAAGATAATCGTTTGACTTTAATTTGAAAAGTGTCATTGTTATCCTTACTTTTTGGAATTCTCGAGCAATCATAAACCCACAAACACTTATAATCACAAACAAATCAAGTCTGAGCAATGTGAAAAAAAACTATCTATATGATCAACGTGATGAATACATCCTCCAAGATATAAGAGACTCACCCAAAAAATGGTCGGGGCAACAAAACTAGTCAAGCCCTTTAGTGAGAATGAATAACCCAGAAACTCAGAGAAAAGGGAGAAAAAATTATACCAGAGATAGCTCTTAAAAACACAAGCAACAGATATTTATAATGAAAAACATAGATTCTAAAACCACCAAAGACGAGTCAAGAACAACAAGTAAACTAAAATATCTACGTTTTTTAGgataaaatctaaataaaattacaaagaatttttaaatataatcaaATAGACATATCAACATTTTGAAATATCAACAACATACCCAACACTTCTCTCTATATACCCTATTCCAGAATTATAACCACTATCACAAGTGCCTTTTCACAAAGGACAAACAATATTCAATAATAAAGAGGGTATGgctgtttgaaaaaaaataggaaaaaaattaaaattagcttaatttataaaagttcTTACCTCTAGTTTctataaaatttacttttaatttattcataagCTATTTTCAGTCAAAggagaattttatttttcttatttattctaGGAAAAGTCCTTATGtatatttccaaaaaaaaaaaaagcacttTACCTGAGTTTTGAATTTGATTGCGGTGGAAGTTTAAGTGGGAGGCTGCAACAAATAACCAAAATACGTAAAAAATGTGAGAATTTCTTACAAAAATTCGGAAGCAATGAAATGAAACGGCGGCGTTTTGTTGCGGgacaaggaagaagaagaaagaccTTAGTGCAGGTGCAAACGCTGCGGTGTGAAACGCGATTTGTAGTGGAAACCCTTGAACGCCGCAGCTTACAGCCATGTGAAAACGCGATTCGAGGGTATTTTTCTCTCTTCAACTTCAATTACTCATCATGAATTGCGAAAATTGAGTAGTGTTTGTTGCACCATTATACACAAAAGTGTGTGCATTTTAGCATCAACTTTTCTATTGGGACCTCTTTTCCACAAAGACCATGAAAGCAAGTTGAAATTTTATTCCGATTCTGAAATGGAAAAGATCATTCTTTGCGTGACTAAGCTACTCTTCTGTGAAGGGGTTTATGCATACTCTGTTCTGGGATGCTggcgattttttttttcttttactttgctgataaaaaaataaaataaattttatgatattatattaataataaaatataaataattggtaggtAAATTCTTAATAGTTAAAtagatattaatataaaaattatttattaataataaaaattaataacttttttaatatttaaaataatatttaatttaattgatatattaattaattttattttttaaaaaattgtttttatttaataattctattaaataaggtatttattttttcatctttttgtcgaacttttttttccttttgttctATTAATATTTGAGTTtgagcattttttttttttttgtgggtcttgtttttaaatgttttccTTCATTTTAGCATGATGGGAAAGAaagcttgagtgtgtgagagAGGTATTAATTACATAAGAGAGCGGTAAGAAAATAGAGCTATATGCTTTAACATATTATTCCAAAACTAAGAAAGTTTTACATTGTTTAAGTCTTTATAAACACATTCTCCTTTTATTTCatagaaaataaatcaaaataaaattattagacCGAGTGTGAAAATAATTTGAATGTATTGATTTCATTCTAACTATTATCTTTCAAAACAGCTATAtcatgagaagaagaagaaaaatctaTAATGTATAAGTACGAAGATATGAAGTGTGtgcaaaattattaataataaattcattTAGAATTAGGGTTTTATTGGTTGTACATTTTTGtttaacacaaacaaaatttGTGTTAGCATGTGTAAAGGTTCATATATCTCTTTATAAAGAATCTCAatgtaatgaattttttatcaaattaatgTACAAGAGTGattaagaaatgaactttaagtataactcaatttcataaaatcaatttatgagATAAAATTTGTATCCACTTATAACGAATGAAATGTTTTAATCTTTAAttgatgtgagatctctaaCATCTCCTCACTCCAAGAGTGACAGCTCGTACGTGAGACAATATATTATTGGTGGTCTGATAACGACTCACGAATGACACaataaacccaacaaactcTTGTTATGATAGATTTTaaatgactctaataccatAACTTTGAACATATTATTTAGATAGGAATAGGAATGAAAAAATACTGGAGGACTATTATAGTTTTAGATATATAGAGAAATTATATATGGGAAGAAAATAAGTTAGAATcaattagttgttatttattAGTACACTAAAATTTAAGCACtttgattaatataattttacataGGATAATAAGAACTAGTATTTTTAACCGTGAAACGTGcgtgatttatttttaaaatataatatttttataatataaatttaatttgataaaaaaatattttaaaaattaaataaattattttcacctcgtcataaaaataaatattcttaTAAGAACTAAAATGTCCTTGTAagatcaataatattttatcaacaTTAATCAAAAATTTATCTATCAATATTACTTTATAGTGTTGATgtcagttatttttttattattaaaattaatgagACTAATTTTCAGAAgtatagtaaaaaatatttagttagcTATATAGATCAAAACTATTTTTcagtaaatatttattaaaattttcttaatcaatattaataaaattatttttcggTCGATGTCAATCCGATTTTTTTAGTAAAGATTtgtattagttattttttttcatgtatattGCTTTGAAGCAGTAATTTTTGTATCTgatttttttatacttgttaGTCATTAAAATactctatttaaataaaaataaataaaaaataattaaatttaaatttcaatatctaaacaaaaaaattaaaagttaaataaatttaattcaaattcaatatgtttaggccaatattttcattataattttaatcatttatCATCTTATCAAATTTCTTTACTTGTATAGGTTTATTTCCTTATAAAAGTCATTTGAGTGTCGTAGAAGAACACATCAAATTGTTGGGTCAGTGAGCTATAATAGTACTctctgaaattttttttttttttctggttgaATAATTGATGCATATagctattattatttattatttcccCCTATTGTGCTACATCTATCAATAAATCTTCAGctcaaaatatgaaaaaaaaaaactaaaattcatATCTCATGATACAAGAAAAACGTTTTGTAATCAATAAATagtatgaaagaaaaaaaaattatcaccaaaaaaataaataaaataaaataaaatgagacatttTAGAAATGTTGTAACCCTTATAGAGACACTTCAGGAGTGTCCAAACACTTATACAGAAAGTAGTCATCAAGATCAATCTGTCTCATACCTAATCTCCAAACATACTTCAGACCTTGCAAACCACCAAAccaatcctcaaatgaaagacaTGATAACCCACATTAACCGAAATCATCATCTACTTTATCCAGATCCTTATAACCAGTCTTTAGTCAAAACAATACCCACAAATCATTCCCTAATACAACCAAATCCAAAAACCTATGTAAGCAAAAAAACCTATGTAAGCAAATATTTGGTCCAAGAACAGTTCTCACATTTTGAGGCCAGTTTTCTGTAT encodes:
- the LOC137806206 gene encoding quinolinate phosphoribosyltransferase [decarboxylating] 1a isoform X2, translating into MSATEVTSSRISYESFAIKPPEHPTYDLKGIIKLALAEDAGDRGDVTCKATIPFDMEVEAYFLAKEDGIIAGIALAEMIFHEVDPSLKVEWCRNDGDFVHKGLQFGKVHGRAHNIVVAERVVLNFMQRMSGIATLTKAMANAAYPAYMLETRKTAPALRLVDKWAVLIGGGRNHRMGLFDMVMIKDNHISAAGGVTGALKAVDLYLEQNSLQMEVEVETRTLEEVEEVLHYSSQTKTSLTRIMLDNMVVPLPNGDVDISMLKEAVQLINGRYETEASGNVTLDTVHRIGQSGVTYISSGSLTHSVKALDISLKIDTELALKVGRRTGRA
- the LOC137806206 gene encoding quinolinate phosphoribosyltransferase [decarboxylating] 1a isoform X1 — translated: MAVSCGVQGFPLQIAFHTAAFAPALSLPLKLPPQSNSKLRTVVKMSATEVTSSRISYESFAIKPPEHPTYDLKGIIKLALAEDAGDRGDVTCKATIPFDMEVEAYFLAKEDGIIAGIALAEMIFHEVDPSLKVEWCRNDGDFVHKGLQFGKVHGRAHNIVVAERVVLNFMQRMSGIATLTKAMANAAYPAYMLETRKTAPALRLVDKWAVLIGGGRNHRMGLFDMVMIKDNHISAAGGVTGALKAVDLYLEQNSLQMEVEVETRTLEEVEEVLHYSSQTKTSLTRIMLDNMVVPLPNGDVDISMLKEAVQLINGRYETEASGNVTLDTVHRIGQSGVTYISSGSLTHSVKALDISLKIDTELALKVGRRTGRA